A genome region from Neptunomonas japonica JAMM 1380 includes the following:
- a CDS encoding ABC transporter substrate-binding protein → MKKTALLFAGAALALNIASAQAATLRMAYDADPVSLDPYEQLSGGTLQLSHMTYDPLVRWDRNLGFEPRLAEKWERIDDNTMRFHLRKGVKFHSGNELSTKDVAFTFKRLQDSPDFKGVFAPFKALNVIDDHTFDLVTAEPFPLILNNMTYLFPMDSAFFSGDDANGKPKDMLVKHGDSFASRTISGTGPYTVSYREQGVKVEFARNADYWDKNSPGNVDKIVFTPIKEAPTRVAALLAGDVDFIAPVPPTDHKRIKSSDNVELVTMSGTRIITFQMNQERNEAFKDARVRTAINYAINQEGIVKKIMKGFATPGAQFSPKGYLGHNPALTPRYDLKKAKELMKEAGYSEGFTVTMMAPNNRYVNDEKIAQAVVSMLAKINIKVDLKTMPKAQYWPAFDERAADMMMIGWHSDTEDTNNFFEFLSACANKDTGAGQYNSGNYCNPTVDAMMIEANATTDPEKRASIMQAMEKAVYDDAGFVPLHWQNLSWGARKGVEISPIVNGMNFPYIGDLIIKE, encoded by the coding sequence ATGAAAAAGACCGCTTTGCTATTCGCAGGTGCAGCACTTGCGTTAAATATAGCCAGTGCACAAGCTGCTACCTTACGAATGGCTTATGATGCCGACCCTGTTTCTCTTGATCCATATGAGCAGCTTTCCGGCGGTACATTGCAGTTATCTCATATGACCTATGACCCACTAGTACGTTGGGATAGGAATTTAGGTTTTGAGCCCCGTTTAGCTGAAAAGTGGGAACGTATTGACGATAACACTATGCGTTTTCATTTACGTAAAGGCGTAAAGTTCCATAGTGGTAATGAGCTCTCTACAAAAGATGTCGCTTTTACCTTTAAACGCTTGCAGGACTCGCCCGACTTTAAAGGTGTGTTTGCTCCGTTCAAAGCATTAAATGTTATCGATGATCACACGTTTGATTTAGTCACGGCTGAGCCGTTTCCTCTGATCCTTAATAACATGACTTACCTTTTTCCGATGGATAGTGCTTTCTTTTCAGGGGATGACGCTAACGGTAAGCCAAAAGACATGCTCGTAAAGCATGGTGACTCTTTTGCATCACGTACCATTTCTGGCACGGGACCTTACACTGTTTCTTATCGTGAACAGGGCGTTAAAGTTGAATTTGCTCGTAACGCTGACTATTGGGATAAAAATTCTCCTGGTAACGTTGATAAAATCGTATTCACACCGATCAAAGAAGCACCGACTCGTGTAGCGGCGTTGTTGGCCGGTGATGTGGACTTTATTGCTCCGGTTCCACCAACAGATCATAAGCGTATTAAAAGCAGTGATAATGTTGAATTGGTAACGATGAGTGGTACTCGCATTATTACATTCCAGATGAACCAGGAACGTAATGAAGCCTTTAAAGATGCGCGCGTACGTACAGCGATTAACTATGCGATAAACCAAGAAGGTATCGTTAAGAAAATCATGAAAGGCTTTGCGACGCCTGGTGCTCAGTTCTCGCCAAAAGGCTATTTAGGCCATAACCCAGCATTAACGCCACGTTATGATCTGAAAAAAGCGAAAGAGTTAATGAAAGAAGCTGGATACAGCGAAGGTTTCACCGTCACAATGATGGCGCCTAATAACCGTTATGTGAATGATGAAAAAATTGCTCAAGCCGTTGTGTCTATGTTAGCAAAAATCAACATCAAAGTTGATTTGAAAACCATGCCAAAAGCGCAGTACTGGCCTGCATTTGATGAACGTGCAGCTGATATGATGATGATTGGTTGGCATTCAGATACTGAAGATACCAACAACTTCTTTGAATTTTTGTCAGCATGCGCCAATAAAGATACTGGTGCAGGGCAATACAACAGTGGTAACTACTGTAATCCTACGGTTGATGCCATGATGATCGAAGCAAATGCCACGACTGATCCTGAAAAGCGTGCCAGCATTATGCAAGCGATGGAAAAAGCTGTGTATGACGATGCTGGGTTTGTTCCACTTCATTGGCAGAACCTAAGCTGGGGAGCACGCAAAGGTGTTGAAATTTCACCGATTGTTAACGGTATGAACTTCCCGTATATCGGCGACCTTATTATCAAGGAGTAG
- a CDS encoding ABC transporter permease produces MIAFFVKRFFQAVVVMFVISLISFSIQDNLGDPLRELVGQAVSEEERQALREEMGLNDPFLVQYVRFAKKAVHGDLGNSYFFKKPAFEVIMKKLPATLELVFGATIIIILFSVPIGVYSAINPQSWFSKTVMGLSIVGISIPVFLTAIGLIYLFAIELNWLPSYGRGETSNVMGFWETGLLSADGLKHLILPSFTLASIMLPLFIRLIRAEMMEVLQSEYVKFAWAKGISPRRIYFVHALKNTMLPVITVGGVQIGTMVAYTILTETVFQWPGMGFLFLEAVNRVDTPLIVAYLIVVGAIFVVTNTLVDLIYGLVNPTVNLAGKK; encoded by the coding sequence ATGATTGCGTTTTTTGTAAAACGATTTTTTCAAGCGGTTGTAGTGATGTTTGTCATTAGCCTTATTAGTTTCTCTATTCAGGATAACTTAGGTGATCCTCTAAGGGAGCTAGTAGGGCAAGCAGTGTCAGAAGAGGAGCGTCAGGCATTACGTGAAGAGATGGGGTTAAATGATCCGTTTCTTGTGCAATATGTGCGCTTTGCCAAAAAAGCAGTGCACGGTGATCTTGGTAACTCCTACTTTTTCAAGAAACCTGCTTTTGAAGTTATCATGAAAAAATTGCCAGCAACCTTGGAACTGGTGTTTGGCGCTACTATTATTATCATTCTTTTTTCAGTGCCTATAGGTGTGTACTCCGCGATTAATCCTCAGAGTTGGTTTTCAAAAACCGTGATGGGGTTAAGTATCGTCGGAATATCCATCCCCGTGTTTTTGACGGCGATAGGGCTTATTTATCTGTTTGCAATTGAGTTGAACTGGCTGCCTTCCTACGGACGTGGAGAAACCTCTAATGTTATGGGTTTCTGGGAGACTGGTTTGCTATCGGCAGATGGTTTAAAGCACCTGATATTACCTAGCTTTACATTAGCATCCATTATGTTGCCGCTGTTTATTCGACTGATTCGAGCTGAAATGATGGAGGTACTGCAGTCTGAGTATGTGAAGTTTGCTTGGGCAAAGGGTATTTCCCCTCGACGCATCTACTTTGTACACGCACTCAAAAATACTATGTTGCCCGTGATTACCGTAGGCGGCGTGCAGATAGGCACCATGGTGGCTTATACCATTTTGACGGAAACCGTTTTCCAATGGCCTGGTATGGGTTTTCTGTTTCTTGAAGCGGTTAACCGCGTCGATACGCCGTTGATTGTGGCTTATCTGATTGTGGTGGGTGCAATCTTTGTTGTTACCAATACCTTAGTTGATTTGATCTATGGTTTGGTTAATCCGACAGTAAATCTGGCAGGTAAAAAATAA
- the groL gene encoding chaperonin GroEL (60 kDa chaperone family; promotes refolding of misfolded polypeptides especially under stressful conditions; forms two stacked rings of heptamers to form a barrel-shaped 14mer; ends can be capped by GroES; misfolded proteins enter the barrel where they are refolded when GroES binds), whose product MAAKDVRFGNDARQRMLEGVNVLANAVKTTLGPKGRNVVLDKAFGAPTVTKDGVSVAKEIELEDKFENMGAQMVKEVASQANDVAGDGTTTATVLAQAIVCEGLKSVAAGMNPMDLKRGIDKASAAVVAQLKEMAVPCADTKAIAQVGTISANSDEVVGQLIAEAMEKVGKEGVITVEEGTGLDNELNVVEGMQFDRGYLSPYFINNQESMTVELEQPYILLVDKKISSIRDLLPTLEQVAKSSRPLLIVSEDVEGEALATLVVNNMRGIVKVAAVKAPGFGDRRKAMLEDIAVLTGGTVISEEVGLSLETATLEHLGQAKRVTVTKENTIVVDGAGNADAIEARVNQIRAQIEDTSSDYDREKLQERVAKLAGGVAVIKVGAATEVEMKEKKARVEDALNATRAAVEEGVVPGGGVALVRALQAIEGMEGENHDQTIGIQLACRAMEAPLRQIVSNAGGEGSVVVSKVREGKGSFGYNAGNDTYGDMLEMGILDPAKVTRSALQAASSVAGLMITTEAMVADKPQEAGAAAGMPDMGGMGGMGGMGGMM is encoded by the coding sequence ATGGCTGCTAAAGACGTACGTTTTGGTAATGATGCTCGCCAGCGAATGCTGGAAGGTGTAAATGTTCTAGCTAACGCTGTTAAAACAACACTAGGCCCTAAAGGTCGTAATGTTGTATTGGATAAAGCGTTTGGCGCACCTACTGTCACTAAAGATGGTGTATCTGTAGCTAAAGAGATCGAACTAGAAGATAAGTTCGAGAACATGGGCGCACAGATGGTTAAAGAAGTTGCTTCACAAGCTAACGACGTAGCGGGTGACGGAACAACGACTGCAACTGTACTGGCTCAGGCTATCGTATGTGAAGGTCTAAAATCAGTTGCTGCGGGTATGAACCCAATGGATCTGAAACGCGGTATTGATAAAGCTTCAGCAGCCGTTGTTGCACAGCTTAAAGAAATGGCTGTTCCTTGCGCTGATACTAAAGCGATTGCTCAAGTAGGTACTATCTCTGCAAACTCTGATGAAGTTGTTGGTCAGCTAATTGCTGAAGCAATGGAAAAAGTAGGCAAAGAAGGCGTTATTACTGTTGAAGAAGGCACTGGATTAGACAATGAGCTAAATGTTGTTGAAGGTATGCAGTTTGACCGTGGTTACCTGTCTCCTTACTTCATTAATAACCAAGAAAGCATGACTGTTGAACTAGAACAGCCTTATATCCTATTGGTTGATAAGAAAATCTCTAGCATTCGTGATCTGCTTCCAACTTTAGAGCAAGTAGCTAAGTCTTCACGTCCATTGTTGATCGTTTCAGAAGATGTTGAAGGCGAAGCGTTAGCAACTTTGGTTGTTAACAACATGCGCGGAATCGTTAAAGTAGCTGCTGTTAAAGCACCTGGTTTTGGTGATCGTCGTAAAGCAATGCTTGAAGATATCGCTGTATTGACTGGCGGTACTGTTATTTCTGAAGAAGTAGGTCTGAGCCTGGAAACAGCGACTCTAGAGCACTTGGGTCAGGCTAAGCGCGTTACTGTTACTAAAGAAAATACGATTGTTGTTGATGGTGCAGGTAATGCTGACGCTATCGAAGCACGTGTTAACCAGATTCGTGCTCAGATCGAAGATACTTCTTCAGATTACGACCGTGAAAAGCTGCAAGAGCGTGTTGCTAAGCTAGCTGGCGGTGTTGCGGTTATTAAAGTAGGCGCAGCAACTGAAGTTGAAATGAAAGAGAAAAAAGCGCGTGTTGAAGATGCATTGAATGCAACACGTGCAGCTGTAGAGGAAGGCGTTGTTCCTGGCGGTGGTGTTGCTTTGGTTCGTGCTCTACAGGCTATCGAAGGTATGGAAGGTGAGAACCACGACCAGACTATCGGTATTCAGTTGGCTTGTCGTGCAATGGAAGCTCCTTTGCGCCAAATCGTTAGCAATGCTGGCGGTGAAGGTTCAGTTGTTGTTTCTAAAGTACGTGAAGGTAAAGGTTCTTTCGGTTATAACGCGGGTAACGATACTTACGGCGATATGCTTGAAATGGGTATCCTTGATCCAGCTAAAGTTACACGTTCTGCTTTGCAGGCAGCTTCTTCTGTTGCGGGTCTAATGATCACAACTGAAGCCATGGTTGCTGATAAGCCTCAGGAAGCTGGCGCTGCTGCTGGTATGCCTGATATGGGCGGCATGGGTGGAATGGGCGGAATGGGCGGAATGATGTAA
- a CDS encoding co-chaperone GroES, whose amino-acid sequence MKIRPLHDRVVVRRSEEEKTTAGGILLPGSAAEKPNEGEVLAVGEGRVLKNGEVQPLSVKVGDKILFGQYAGSNMVKIDGEELLIMNESEIYGVLEN is encoded by the coding sequence ATGAAAATTCGTCCGCTTCACGATCGTGTAGTAGTTCGTCGCAGTGAAGAAGAAAAAACAACAGCAGGCGGTATCTTGCTACCAGGTTCGGCTGCAGAAAAGCCGAATGAAGGTGAAGTTCTTGCTGTGGGTGAGGGTCGCGTGCTTAAGAATGGTGAAGTACAGCCATTGTCAGTCAAAGTAGGTGACAAGATCCTATTTGGACAGTATGCAGGCTCTAACATGGTTAAGATCGACGGTGAAGAATTGTTGATTATGAACGAAAGCGAAATTTACGGTGTTTTGGAAAACTAA